In one Lolium rigidum isolate FL_2022 chromosome 3, APGP_CSIRO_Lrig_0.1, whole genome shotgun sequence genomic region, the following are encoded:
- the LOC124702385 gene encoding hydroxyacylglutathione hydrolase cytoplasmic-like — protein sequence MKIVPVACLEDNYAYLIIDEITKAAAAVDPVEPEKVLAAASEVGAYIDCVLTTHHHWDHAGGNEKMRLLVPGIKVYGGSLDNVKGSTDQVENGTKLSVGKEIEILCLHTPCHTKGHISYYVSTKEEDPAVFTGDTLFIAGCGRFFEGTAEQMYQSLCVTLGSLPKSTRVYCGHEYTVKNLQFILTVEPENEKTKQKLEWAQKQREANQPTVPSTIGDEFEINTFMRVDLPEIQAKFGAKSPVEALRTVRNTKDTWKG from the exons ATGAAGATCGTTCCGGTCGCTTGCTTGGAGGACAACTATGCTTACCT GATTATTGACGAGATCaccaaggcggcggcggcagttgaCCCGGTGGAGCCGGAGAAGGTGCTGGCGGCGGCCAGCGAGGTCGGCGCCTACATCGACTGCGTCCTCACTACCCACCACCACTG GGATCATGCTGGTGGCAATGAGAAGATGAGACTGTTGGTGCCAGGGATTAAGGTGTATGGGGGATCCTTGGACAATGTGAAAGGCTCAACTGATCAAGTGGAGAATGGAACCAAGTTGTCAGTGGGAAAGGAAATTGAGATACTTTGCCTGCATACCCCATG TCATACAAAAGGTCATATTAGCTACTACGTTTCTACTAAAGAGGAAGACCCAGCAGTATTTACTGGAGACACCTTG TTCATTGCTGGTTGTGGGAGGTTTTTTGAGGGTACCGCAGAGCAAATGTACCAGTCCCTTTGTGTTACACTGGGCTCGCTGCCTAAGTCAACTCGCGTTTACTGTGGCCATGAG TACACCGTAAAGAACCTGCAATTCATACTGACAGTCGAGCCAGAGAACGAAAAGACAAAGCAGAAACTGGAATGGGCTCAAAAGCAGCGTGAAGCAAATCAGCCAACAGTTCCCTCAACTATAGGAGATGAGTTTGAGATAAACACCTTCATGCGTGTTGATCTGCCCGAAATACAG GCAAAATTTGGTGCCAAGTCACCAGTTGAAGCGCTGAGGACAGTCAGGAATACTAAGGATACCTGGAAAGGTTGA
- the LOC124698281 gene encoding 60S ribosomal protein L10-like has translation MAKHAGKDAFHLRVRAHPYHVLRINKMLSCAGADRLQTGMRGAFGKPTGMCARVHIGQVLLSVRCRDVHAGHAQEALRRAKFKFPGRQRVIVSGKWGFTKFKRQEYLRLRSEGRIVADGVNAKLLSWHGSLEGRQRGRGVFPPSTVGSA, from the exons ATGGCCAAGCACGCCGGCAAGGACGCCTTCCACCTCCGCGTGCGCGCGCACCCCTACCACGTCCTCCGCATCAACAAGATGCTCTCCTGCGCCGGCGCCGACCGGCTCCAGACGGGCATGCGCGGCGCCTTCGGCAAGCCCACGGGGATGTGCGCCAGGGTGCACATCGGCCAGGTGCTGCTCTCCGTGCGCTGCCGCGACGTGCACGCGGGGCACGCGCAGGAGGCGCTGCGCCGGGCCAAGTTCAAGTTCCCCGGACGACAGAGGGTCATCGTCAGCGGCAAATG GGGCTTCACAAAGTTTAAGCGCCAAGAGTATCTCAGGCTCAGGAGCGAGGGCCGCATCGTCGCCGATGGTGTCAACGCCAAG TTGCTCAGTTGGCATGGGTCGCTCGAGGGTCGCCAGAGGGGCAGAGGTGTCTTTCCACCCTCCACCGTAGGATCGGCTTGA